The DNA region GACGTCGCGCAAGCGTGATCCGAGTTGTCCGGCCGTGTAAATGGAATCATTCTGCACGCGTGCAGTGCGGTAGACGTTTCGACTTTTTCCACGATCGAGGGCTTGCGACGCACCTGCATCGGCATCATTGTTTAGCGGCGTTGCGGTGTGACAGGCCGCGCAGTTTTGAAGCGTACCGTCTCCTGATCGAGTGAACCCCGACGCACCGAGTGAACCCCGACGCAATGTACAAGCTCTATTCGATGCAGCGCTCCGGCAACAGCTACAAGGTCCGGCTCGCGCTCGCGCTCCTGAACACGCCGTACCAGGCGATCGAGATCGACATCCTGCGCGGCGAGAGCCGCACCCCGGACTTCCTGGCCAAGAACCCGAGCGGCCAGGTGCCGCTGCTCGAGGTCGCCGACGGCCGCTATCTCGCCGAGTCCAACGCCATCCTCTGGTACGTCGCGATCGGTACGCCGCTAGCGCCGGAGTCGCGGATCGAGCGCGCCGAGGCGTTGCAGTGGATGTTCTTCGAGCAGCACGCGCTGGAGCCGAACATCGGCGCCGCCTATTTCTGGTTGTCGCTGGTTCGAGGCGGCCGCGATCTGCAGACGCACGCGCTGGAGGATTGGATGGAGCGCGGCTATGCCGCGCTGCAGGTGATGGAGAATCACCTCAAAGACCATGCCTACTTCGCCGCCGAGCAGTTCACGGTCGCCGACATCGCGCTCTACGGCTACACCCACGTCGCCGACCGCTGCGACTTCGACCTCGCGACCTTCCCGTCGGTCCGCGCCTGGCTGAAACGGGTCGAGCAGACCCCCGGCTTCGTCGCCATGGATTGGCAGCCGGCTCCCGAGATCGGGCCTGAGCCGCGCCTCGCGGCCGGGGTCTGAACAGCGGGGATAGCGGGAAAACTGCTTAAATAGCGGGCAAAACCCTGACCGGCGTCATGTTTCTGCCGTTTTCTGGGGACCCAGCCGCCGCAATCTTGCCTGCGACGATCAGCAGATTCGTGCGGATGTCGCGAGTGATTCGCTCGCGGCCCGAGGGATTTAGACCCATGACGCGGTTGCCCGGCACGACCGGCTTCCAGGGCCGCCCTGCCCCAGTGGCATCGTCGCGGCTGACGAACGCGATCGCCGCATCGCTCGCGATCGGCGCGCTGGCACTCTGCCTCGTCGTCATGCTCACGCTGCTGTCGAGCGGCATCACGATGGCAACGCCGATACCGACATGATCCGCCACTTCCTGACAGCACATTGACGCGCGAAAGGCGCGGTAAGAGACGGCGCGACCCCCATGTTGAAGACACCAGTCGGACTAGTGACGATGACCTTGACGGTCGCGATCCTGCTCGCGGCATCGCTCCTGATCGTGACCGGCACGCAGGGCGAAGACCGCGCCAATCCGATGCGCGTGATGACGCCCATCGGGAGATAGGATAGCCCGCGCTATCACCATTTGTGGAAGATGAAGAACGCGCCGGCGGCGATGAAGGCAAAGCCCAGTGCGTGATTCCAGCCGAGCGGCTCTTTCAGATACAACACCGAGAAGCCGGCGAACACGACCAGCGTGATCACCTCCTGCATGGTCTTGAGCTGGGCTGCCGAATACACCGCGCTGCCCCAGCGATTGGCCGGCACTGCCAGCCAGTATTCGAAGAAGGCGATTCCCCAGCTCACCATGATCACGATGGGCAGCGGATGATCCTTGAACTTGAGATGACCGTACCAGGCGAAGGTCATGAAGACGTTGGAGCCAAGCAGCATCAGGATCGGCAGCAGTGACGGCGAAATGGCGGGCATCGATGTCCTCTTGAATTGCGGCACGCGGTAACCCGCTTGCCCGGAACCGGGTTCCCTGCCCGTCTCATATCATTTGATTTGAAGGCGATGAAAGTCTGTTCGGCCCAGGCAAGTGCCGCTTAACGGTCGGGACGGAAATGCCGGTCCTGTTGCAGCCCTGTCGTCAACCTGCGGCCCTATTGTTCGTTGGACAGACAATGAGAACGAACATGCGGTTCGACTGGCGCGCAATTTTCGGTCCGGCCCTGGCGGCGCTCGCAGCCGCCGGAAGCGGCATGATCAGGTGGATGTCGCAACAGAAATCGCGCGACGCCTGCGCCGCCGAACAGCAGCATCACGCGACCGCAGCGCGGCTTGCCGCCGCGCTCGACCAGGTCGAT from Bradyrhizobium genosp. L includes:
- a CDS encoding glutathione S-transferase family protein; translation: MYKLYSMQRSGNSYKVRLALALLNTPYQAIEIDILRGESRTPDFLAKNPSGQVPLLEVADGRYLAESNAILWYVAIGTPLAPESRIERAEALQWMFFEQHALEPNIGAAYFWLSLVRGGRDLQTHALEDWMERGYAALQVMENHLKDHAYFAAEQFTVADIALYGYTHVADRCDFDLATFPSVRAWLKRVEQTPGFVAMDWQPAPEIGPEPRLAAGV
- a CDS encoding DMT family protein, which produces MPAISPSLLPILMLLGSNVFMTFAWYGHLKFKDHPLPIVIMVSWGIAFFEYWLAVPANRWGSAVYSAAQLKTMQEVITLVVFAGFSVLYLKEPLGWNHALGFAFIAAGAFFIFHKW